In one window of Littorina saxatilis isolate snail1 linkage group LG11, US_GU_Lsax_2.0, whole genome shotgun sequence DNA:
- the LOC138979546 gene encoding uncharacterized protein yields MQSVTDVAFHSSEQQTQHKELSVARQKRDHTDIQLILRYLLDRNPFTVDTALRSISSGKEAEATVNAEQAKGVGNKILSSMIGNNVVDFTFKKKDQAVTMALKAKSSNLHDDLVHVHSMLLFQRLVTTVKNTNGCLEDAFAFEMCSVPASLFDSGGLPRQGTKAALATYLDFNKAGKWCYS; encoded by the coding sequence ATGCAGTCTGTCACAGACGTTGCATTCCATTCTAGCGAGCAACAAACGCAGCACAAAGAGTTGAGCGTGGCAAGGCAGAAGCGAGATCACACAGACATTCAGCTGATCTTGAGATATCTGCTTGATAGGAACCCTTTCACTGTGGATACAGCCCTCCGATCCATTTCAAGCGGAAAAGAAGCTGAAGCTACTGTGAATGCAGAACAAGCAAAAGGCGTAGGAAACAAGATTCTGAGCAGCATGATCGGAAATAATGTTGTGGATTTCACCTTTAAAAAGAAGGATCAAGCTGTAACCATGGCTCTGAAAGCCAAGTCGTCCAATCTGCACGATGATCTAGTACATGTTCACTCCATGCTGTTGTTCCAGAGACTAGTGACAACTGTGAAGAACACCAACGGATGTCTTGAGGACGCCTTTGCCTTTGAGATGTGCAGTGTCCCAGCATCGCTGTTTGATTCGGGTGGTCTGCCAAGACAAGGTACCAAGGCTGCACTGGCAACTTATCTGGACTTCAACAAAGCAGGTAAATGGTGTTATTCCTGA
- the LOC138980365 gene encoding uncharacterized protein, giving the protein MADHEENSETSSVSSLELSCYSSDFEVLNEHDLQPYQFEPELSDAEVEETPDRDDFSESLDRLMSTNWCQCANCAGMGSIRECRCCQEIPEMESLTVSTGVGCITDHPGFRSVCLDHYVLETCYHWYNQQYGRAIQDANEQYRYVAYRMLVRWVWKWLGETSGSPYQLVRLQELENSFLVQMGSTWVIGTHDLPITGRTPYH; this is encoded by the exons ATGGCAGACCATGAAGAAAACAGTGAAACAAGCAGCGTTTCTTCACTGGAACTATCGTGCTACAGTAGTGATTTTGAGGTTTTGAATGAACACGATCTTCAACCATACCAGTTTGAACCTGAGCTGTCCGATGCTGAGGTTGAGGAAACACCCGACAGAGACGATTTTAGCGAGTCTCTCGATCGTTTGATGTCCACCAACTG gtgtcagTGCGCAAACTGTGCAGGCATGGGCTCAATCCGAGAATGCCGCTGTTGTCAAGAAATTCCAGAAATGGAATCACTGACAGTAAGCACAGGGGTGGGCTGCATCACTGACCACCCTGGCTTCAGATCAGTGTGCTTGGACCACTATGTCTTGGAGACATGCTATCACTGGTACAACCAGCAGTATGGGAGGGCTATACAGGATGCTAATGA gCAGTATCGGTATGTAGCTTACCGCATGCTTGTGCGGTGGGTCTGGAAATGGCTGGGAGAGACATCAGGGTCACCTTACCAGCTTGTGCGGTTGCAAGAATTAGAGAACAGTTTCCTAGTGCAGATGGGCAGTACGTGGGTTATAGggacccacgacctcccgatcacagggcggacgccttaccactag